One genomic segment of Clostridium saccharoperbutylacetonicum N1-4(HMT) includes these proteins:
- a CDS encoding sigma-70 family RNA polymerase sigma factor, with protein sequence MDFDYVEALVIKCKNNDELSKEKLASEFRPLILNISKRTFIDGYDFYDIQNECYHSLFKCVSVYNLEKHRFVAYATNAIKNNVNDLIRKIKSKSFINGYETLSFCDDFEKELPSEDISLEDLLCEKCDYEDLKLALKNLTKDEMELVDFVFFKNNTLQKYASQKSMCYSTAILKKKLTLKKIFNFISPLLLK encoded by the coding sequence ATGGATTTTGATTATGTTGAAGCTTTAGTAATCAAATGCAAAAACAATGATGAACTCTCAAAAGAAAAATTAGCATCGGAATTTAGACCTTTAATTCTTAATATTTCTAAAAGAACCTTCATTGATGGATATGACTTTTATGATATCCAAAATGAATGTTATCACTCACTTTTCAAATGCGTATCTGTGTACAATCTTGAAAAACACAGATTTGTTGCCTATGCCACTAATGCTATAAAAAACAACGTGAATGATTTAATAAGAAAGATTAAATCTAAGAGCTTTATAAACGGTTATGAAACATTAAGCTTTTGTGATGACTTTGAAAAAGAACTGCCTTCTGAGGACATATCTTTAGAAGATCTCCTCTGTGAGAAATGTGATTATGAAGATTTAAAACTAGCTCTAAAAAATTTAACAAAAGATGAAATGGAGCTTGTTGATTTTGTATTCTTTAAAAACAATACCCTCCAAAAATATGCAAGTCAAAAAAGCATGTGCTATTCCACTGCTATTCTAAAGAAAAAACTCACTTTAAAAAAGATTTTTAATTTTATTTCTCCATTACTATTAAAATAG
- a CDS encoding hydrolase: MNNTITRKEAVDLLKKYNKEQFHILHALTVEGVMTWYAEQLGYNNETEYWGIVGLLHDIDFEMWPEEHCVKAQELLKDAGVSNEMINSICSHGYGICVDIKPDHIMEKVLFATDELTGLIGAAARMRPSKSVMDMELSSLKKKFKDKKFAAGCSRDVIKQGAEMLEWSLDELLEKTIMAMRACEDTVNESIKEFE; this comes from the coding sequence ATGAACAATACTATTACAAGAAAAGAAGCAGTTGATTTATTAAAAAAATATAATAAGGAGCAATTTCATATATTACATGCTCTTACAGTAGAAGGGGTTATGACATGGTATGCTGAGCAATTAGGTTATAATAATGAAACAGAATATTGGGGAATTGTAGGACTTTTACATGATATTGATTTTGAAATGTGGCCAGAAGAGCATTGTGTAAAAGCACAAGAATTATTAAAAGATGCAGGAGTAAGCAATGAAATGATTAATTCTATCTGTAGTCATGGATATGGAATCTGCGTTGATATTAAACCTGATCATATAATGGAAAAAGTGTTATTTGCTACAGATGAATTAACAGGGCTTATAGGTGCAGCTGCAAGAATGCGCCCATCAAAAAGTGTTATGGATATGGAACTTTCAAGTTTAAAGAAAAAATTTAAAGATAAAAAATTTGCTGCTGGATGTTCAAGAGATGTTATAAAACAGGGAGCAGAAATGCTTGAATGGAGCTTGGACGAACTATTAGAAAAAACAATTATGGCAATGAGAGCTTGTGAAGATACAGTAAATGAGAGTATAAAAGAGTTTGAATAG
- a CDS encoding WXG100 family type VII secretion target, with translation MWGEEGTIKFDYDSVQKAYTTMHKIYDEAAKVLEKLVQDSKNAEEKMKGQYRGAYSDKSEDIFKELKKSIENINKLSKKVEETSKDFLKQDMILADLYGKSE, from the coding sequence ATGTGGGGAGAAGAAGGAACAATTAAATTTGATTACGATTCTGTTCAGAAAGCATACACAACTATGCATAAAATTTATGATGAAGCAGCTAAAGTTTTAGAAAAATTAGTGCAAGATAGTAAAAATGCTGAGGAAAAAATGAAAGGTCAATATAGAGGTGCTTATAGTGATAAAAGTGAAGATATTTTCAAAGAATTAAAAAAGAGTATTGAAAATATAAACAAGCTTAGTAAAAAAGTTGAAGAGACCTCTAAAGACTTTTTAAAGCAGGATATGATTTTAGCAGATTTATATGGAAAATCTGAGTAA
- a CDS encoding family 1 glycosylhydrolase codes for MSFKEGFFWGGATAANQCEGAWNVDGRGPAMTDVTTGGSVKESRMITYIDKDGKPGKAGRGMKIPEGVKYAVLDTELYPNHDGIDFYHYYKEDIALFAEMGFKMFRMSISWSRLYPRGDEEIPNEKGIEFYRNVFKECQKHNIEPLVTIWHFDTPLYLEENYGGWTNRKLIEFYERFARTCFKEYKGLVKYWLTFNEINNTVMFLEMFGNKATDEMYKDGYQILHNQLVASARAVQAGHEIDSENMIGCMICGITFYPGTCDPKDILLNRHTWEKGIFYCGDVQCKGKYGTYAKRLWAEHNVKLDITEQDLIDLKNGTVDMYSFSYYMSNNVTTHDTKDMVGGNFSAGARNEYLTYSDWGWALDPDGLQYYLEMIYDRYEKPLLVVENGLGAFDTVEVDGSIHDPYRIDYYREHIKAMEKAVNNGVDLIAYTTWGCIDLVSAGTGEMRKRYGFIYVDKHDDGTGTMARSRKDSFYWYKKVIGSNGADLE; via the coding sequence ATGAGCTTTAAAGAAGGATTTTTTTGGGGCGGAGCTACAGCTGCAAACCAATGCGAAGGTGCATGGAATGTAGATGGACGTGGACCTGCTATGACGGATGTTACAACTGGAGGTTCTGTAAAAGAGTCTAGAATGATAACTTATATTGATAAAGATGGAAAGCCAGGAAAAGCAGGAAGAGGTATGAAAATTCCTGAAGGAGTAAAATATGCTGTTTTAGATACTGAATTATATCCTAATCATGATGGAATTGATTTTTATCACTATTACAAAGAGGATATAGCTTTATTTGCTGAAATGGGCTTTAAAATGTTCCGTATGTCTATCTCTTGGTCCCGTTTATATCCAAGGGGAGATGAAGAAATTCCAAATGAAAAAGGTATTGAATTCTATCGTAATGTATTTAAAGAATGCCAAAAACACAATATTGAGCCATTAGTTACAATTTGGCACTTTGATACACCACTTTATTTAGAAGAAAATTATGGTGGATGGACAAATCGTAAATTAATTGAATTCTATGAAAGATTTGCGCGTACTTGCTTTAAGGAATACAAAGGACTAGTTAAATACTGGTTAACCTTTAACGAAATAAATAATACTGTAATGTTCCTAGAGATGTTTGGCAATAAGGCTACGGATGAAATGTACAAAGATGGATATCAAATTTTACATAATCAACTTGTTGCAAGTGCTAGAGCAGTTCAAGCTGGTCATGAAATAGATAGTGAAAACATGATTGGATGTATGATTTGTGGAATAACCTTCTATCCAGGAACTTGTGATCCAAAAGACATCTTACTTAATCGTCACACTTGGGAAAAAGGCATATTCTATTGTGGAGACGTTCAATGTAAAGGAAAATATGGAACTTATGCAAAACGTTTATGGGCAGAGCATAATGTGAAATTAGATATTACAGAACAAGATTTAATTGATTTGAAAAATGGTACAGTAGACATGTATTCATTTTCTTACTATATGTCAAACAACGTGACAACTCATGATACTAAAGACATGGTAGGTGGTAATTTTTCAGCTGGAGCACGTAATGAATACTTGACTTATTCTGATTGGGGTTGGGCGTTAGATCCAGATGGACTTCAATATTATTTAGAAATGATTTATGACCGTTATGAAAAACCATTATTAGTAGTAGAAAATGGTTTAGGAGCTTTTGATACAGTAGAAGTAGATGGTTCTATTCATGACCCATATCGTATTGATTACTATCGTGAGCACATTAAAGCTATGGAAAAAGCAGTTAATAATGGTGTTGACCTTATTGCATACACAACTTGGGGCTGTATTGACTTAGTTAGTGCTGGTACTGGAGAAATGAGAAAGCGTTATGGCTTTATCTATGTAGATAAGCATGATGATGGAACAGGTACCATGGCCAGAAGTAGAAAAGATTCTTTCTATTGGTATAAAAAGGTAATTGGATCAAATGGTGCAGATTTAGAATAA
- a CDS encoding DNA-3-methyladenine glycosylase I, with the protein MIQISKRCEWVTKEDLYIEYHDKEWGVPVYDDRKLFEMLCLEGAQAGLSWWTILQKRENYKLAFDNFEAEIIVNYTEEKLEELMENKGIVRNRRKIESVVTNAKAFLEIQKQYGSFSNYIWKFVDNKPIINSWKSIKELPASNELSDKMSKQLKKDGFKFIGSTICYSFMQAVGMVNDHITDCFCYKKLT; encoded by the coding sequence GTGATTCAAATAAGTAAACGATGTGAGTGGGTGACAAAAGAAGATTTATATATTGAGTATCACGATAAAGAATGGGGAGTGCCAGTATATGACGATAGGAAACTATTTGAAATGCTGTGCTTAGAAGGTGCTCAAGCTGGTTTAAGCTGGTGGACTATTTTACAAAAAAGAGAAAATTATAAACTAGCTTTTGATAATTTTGAGGCGGAGATAATTGTAAATTACACAGAAGAAAAGTTAGAAGAATTGATGGAAAATAAAGGTATTGTTCGTAACAGAAGAAAAATTGAAAGTGTTGTGACCAATGCAAAAGCTTTTCTGGAAATTCAAAAACAATATGGCTCTTTTTCTAATTATATATGGAAGTTTGTAGATAATAAGCCTATCATTAATTCCTGGAAAAGTATAAAAGAGCTTCCAGCTTCAAATGAATTAAGTGATAAAATGAGTAAACAATTAAAAAAAGATGGTTTTAAATTTATAGGAAGTACAATTTGTTATTCTTTTATGCAAGCAGTAGGAATGGTTAATGATCACATCACTGATTGCTTTTGTTATAAAAAATTAACTTAG
- a CDS encoding HAD-IA family hydrolase produces MIKDIIWDFDGILFDTYPGTVNAFILALKDSGIEETSENVLNCLKISDSYAVTYFKKLYDLDEAFNDKYNAYKKDIKPEMIRPFQFAKEVCRQFTALGGRNYIITHRGESTLKFLEHYSMRKHFTEIVTKQYGFKRKPDPEAFIYLIEKYKINKSSAMVIGDRECEILGGKSAGISTCLYNTNNVKISTEPDFYIESLEEIINIID; encoded by the coding sequence TTGATTAAAGATATAATTTGGGATTTTGACGGGATATTATTTGATACATATCCAGGAACGGTTAATGCATTTATATTGGCTCTAAAAGATAGTGGTATAGAAGAAACAAGTGAAAATGTATTAAATTGCCTTAAAATATCTGACAGTTATGCAGTTACATATTTTAAAAAGCTATATGATTTAGATGAGGCTTTCAATGATAAATATAATGCTTATAAAAAAGATATAAAGCCAGAAATGATTAGACCATTTCAATTTGCAAAGGAAGTATGTCGGCAGTTTACAGCGTTAGGTGGAAGGAACTATATTATTACACATAGGGGTGAATCAACCTTAAAATTCCTTGAGCATTACAGTATGAGAAAACATTTTACAGAAATAGTTACAAAACAGTATGGTTTTAAACGAAAACCTGACCCTGAAGCATTCATATATCTAATTGAAAAGTATAAGATTAATAAAAGTTCAGCAATGGTAATTGGTGATAGAGAATGTGAAATTTTAGGCGGAAAATCAGCAGGAATTAGTACATGTTTATATAATACTAATAATGTAAAGATTAGTACAGAGCCTGATTTTTATATAGAATCTCTGGAAGAAATAATTAATATAATAGACTAA
- a CDS encoding GNAT family N-acetyltransferase, producing the protein MKFKVTDKIKKQDEETIFKNLLEYNLARIEDKNPKDLGVYLEDEKGEMIGGLIGNTHGNWLTIKFLWVSENVRGQSIGSKLLKKAEETAKERGCKYVFLDTFSFQAPEFYKKYGYEEKFVLEEYPIKGKRHYYTKTL; encoded by the coding sequence ATGAAATTTAAAGTTACTGATAAAATAAAAAAACAAGATGAAGAAACTATTTTTAAGAATTTGTTAGAATACAATTTAGCTAGGATTGAAGATAAAAATCCAAAAGATTTAGGAGTTTATTTAGAAGATGAAAAAGGTGAAATGATAGGAGGCTTGATTGGAAATACTCATGGTAATTGGCTTACCATAAAATTTTTATGGGTAAGTGAAAATGTGAGAGGTCAGAGCATAGGAAGCAAGCTTTTGAAAAAGGCAGAAGAAACAGCTAAGGAAAGAGGCTGTAAGTACGTTTTCTTGGATACATTTAGTTTTCAGGCACCAGAGTTTTATAAGAAGTATGGCTATGAAGAAAAATTTGTACTCGAAGAATATCCAATAAAAGGCAAACGGCATTATTATACAAAAACTTTATAG
- a CDS encoding AEC family transporter has product MISLLLMKQIVVLFLIMIMGIILVKTKLLKAEESKSLSIVSIYLVMPCVIINAFQIKYTESIRNGLILAVIAAVLIHIALLILITVLGRIFRLDAVEKASIMYSNSGNLIIPIVTSILGKEWVIYSSAFLSVQLVLLWSHGRMLLCGERKIDLRKIFLNINMITILVGIVLFVTGIQLPEIISKTMESVSVMIGPISMIMIGMLIGNMKFKQIFAYKRIYIVTFLKMILCPFIILLLLKYSGMPNLLTDGKVILLISLLATLTPSAVTITQMAQIFGNDEEYASAINVVTTIVCIITMPIMVWIYQL; this is encoded by the coding sequence ATGATTAGCTTATTATTAATGAAACAAATTGTTGTACTTTTTTTAATTATGATTATGGGAATAATATTAGTAAAAACAAAATTGTTAAAAGCAGAGGAAAGCAAAAGTCTTTCAATTGTTTCAATTTATTTGGTAATGCCTTGTGTAATTATCAATGCCTTTCAGATTAAATATACTGAAAGTATACGTAATGGATTGATTCTTGCTGTTATTGCAGCTGTATTGATTCACATTGCATTATTGATTTTAATAACAGTACTTGGAAGGATATTTCGCTTAGATGCAGTAGAAAAGGCATCAATAATGTATTCAAATTCTGGAAATCTTATTATTCCAATTGTAACTTCTATATTGGGGAAGGAATGGGTGATTTATTCTAGTGCTTTCTTGTCTGTACAATTAGTTCTTTTATGGTCGCATGGAAGAATGCTGCTTTGTGGAGAAAGAAAAATAGATCTTAGAAAAATTTTTTTGAATATAAATATGATTACTATTTTAGTTGGAATAGTATTATTTGTTACAGGGATTCAATTACCGGAAATCATCTCAAAGACTATGGAATCAGTAAGTGTGATGATAGGTCCTATTTCAATGATCATGATTGGTATGCTTATTGGAAATATGAAGTTTAAACAAATATTTGCTTATAAAAGGATTTATATAGTAACTTTTCTTAAGATGATATTGTGCCCATTTATAATTCTGCTTCTACTTAAATATAGCGGAATGCCGAATTTATTAACGGATGGTAAGGTGATTTTGCTTATAAGTCTGCTGGCAACACTTACGCCTTCAGCAGTAACAATTACTCAAATGGCTCAAATTTTTGGAAATGATGAAGAATATGCAAGTGCTATAAATGTTGTTACTACTATTGTTTGCATTATAACAATGCCGATTATGGTGTGGATCTATCAGCTTTAG
- the fliB gene encoding flagellin lysine-N-methylase codes for MKTIVPHYYKDFKCIASKCTDTCCAGWEIIIDEETNKHYKKVCGEFGERLKANLTLYEDGESGFILKNNNCPFLNKNNLCDIYTELGEESLCYTCKTYPRFIEEYSDIREIGISLSCPEAARLILKDSKPITFDVSEDNELIDIYDDINFDISMELMSARKVALDILQNHSISFKCRVALLINFAHDIQEELTKNNLTEITEIVNNYSKEQYQKGLISKFNKYKTKQADKYHNMGKCMNIYRKLNPINDNWPQIIENAINCFYKINDVTFYEKQYNAFNEYYQNKTYEYEHIIVYFIFQYFMKAIFDEELYSKVTLAVMSYLVIKELNVVRWIDNNYNFDINDQIDLTHMYSKEIENSEKTLYDLEEIFNTSEIFDLKKLLILIMN; via the coding sequence ATGAAAACAATAGTCCCCCATTACTACAAAGATTTTAAATGCATAGCTTCAAAATGTACCGATACTTGTTGTGCCGGATGGGAAATTATAATTGATGAAGAGACCAATAAGCATTATAAGAAGGTATGTGGTGAGTTTGGTGAAAGGCTAAAAGCTAACTTAACCTTATATGAAGATGGAGAGTCTGGCTTTATATTGAAAAATAATAATTGTCCATTTTTAAATAAAAATAACCTTTGCGATATCTATACTGAACTTGGAGAAGAAAGTTTGTGTTATACTTGTAAGACATACCCAAGATTCATAGAGGAGTATAGTGATATCCGTGAGATAGGAATATCTTTATCCTGTCCTGAAGCTGCAAGATTAATTCTTAAAGATTCTAAACCAATTACTTTTGATGTTTCAGAAGATAATGAACTTATAGATATATATGATGATATAAATTTTGATATTTCCATGGAACTAATGTCAGCTAGAAAAGTGGCCTTAGATATACTTCAAAATCATTCTATATCTTTTAAGTGTAGAGTTGCACTGTTAATTAATTTTGCTCATGATATACAGGAAGAATTAACTAAAAATAATTTAACTGAGATTACTGAGATAGTAAATAACTATTCTAAGGAGCAATATCAAAAAGGCCTTATTAGTAAATTTAATAAGTATAAAACCAAACAAGCTGATAAGTATCATAATATGGGTAAATGCATGAATATATATAGAAAGCTTAATCCTATTAATGATAACTGGCCCCAAATAATAGAAAATGCTATTAACTGTTTTTATAAAATAAATGATGTTACTTTTTATGAAAAACAATATAATGCTTTTAATGAATACTATCAAAATAAAACTTACGAATATGAACATATAATTGTATATTTCATATTCCAATATTTTATGAAAGCTATTTTCGATGAAGAATTATACTCAAAAGTTACATTAGCTGTCATGAGCTATCTTGTTATTAAAGAATTAAATGTTGTACGCTGGATTGATAATAATTATAACTTTGATATAAATGATCAAATAGACCTAACACATATGTATTCTAAAGAAATAGAAAATTCAGAAAAGACCCTTTATGATCTTGAAGAAATATTTAATACTAGTGAAATATTTGATTTAAAGAAATTGCTTATTTTAATAATGAATTAG
- a CDS encoding DUF4176 domain-containing protein: MNRLLPVGSVVMLDLDIKEKVMIIGRLMKMTEEDGTIWDYCGCIIPQGLQNPEQIRLFNHKDIRRLLFVGYQDEEELGYSLALSEEKEKNK, from the coding sequence ATGAATAGATTGTTACCAGTAGGCAGTGTAGTAATGCTGGATTTAGATATAAAAGAAAAAGTAATGATTATAGGGCGACTTATGAAAATGACAGAAGAGGATGGTACAATTTGGGATTATTGTGGATGTATAATTCCCCAGGGATTACAAAACCCTGAACAAATTAGGCTATTTAATCACAAAGATATAAGAAGGCTTCTTTTTGTTGGATATCAGGATGAAGAAGAATTAGGATATTCACTAGCACTTTCAGAAGAGAAAGAAAAGAATAAATAG
- a CDS encoding methyl-accepting chemotaxis protein, translating to MEKLKNFKITNLMGLLKQVFTTVALLLISLAVIIGIISGTILKEVTHFDNSLDLIFLCIISNICIEVMIFIVFTVFIKKTVDDFGNIADLIHSGDLSVKLDLKDNKLLKNAGTYLNSITAEMKGIIEGTYKLTKAIVSASFNMSDKVEQAMSSVTEIEKTIDQIAVGATEQVTEIQKSVDKIENLSDHIILVKDSYNDVILETDNVNKLNGAGISSVRDLREKSDDYNVASEEIFVAVENLTVTLQNVDLFVTTIQNIAEQTNLLALNANIEAARAGDAGKGFAVVADEVRKLAEESKKSTEEIRNMMGNIKKDSDQAMNAMKLMQNVSKEQLSSVDQTENSFNRIAEAIKSITYKIQNTSEVINKMEILKNEALNSIEHTADVSEETAAASEELAASVETQSIIFGEMSASAIELNSIAADMDNSLKKYKIK from the coding sequence ATGGAGAAATTAAAAAATTTTAAAATAACTAATTTAATGGGATTATTAAAACAAGTTTTTACAACAGTAGCATTATTATTAATATCACTAGCAGTGATTATTGGTATAATTTCAGGTACAATACTAAAGGAGGTTACCCATTTTGATAATTCACTAGATTTGATTTTTTTGTGTATAATATCAAATATATGTATTGAAGTTATGATTTTTATTGTATTTACAGTATTTATAAAGAAGACAGTTGATGATTTTGGAAATATAGCTGATTTAATCCATTCGGGTGATCTTTCTGTTAAATTGGATTTAAAAGATAATAAATTGTTGAAAAATGCTGGTACATACTTAAATTCTATAACTGCAGAGATGAAAGGAATTATAGAGGGAACCTATAAGCTTACGAAAGCTATTGTTAGTGCATCTTTTAATATGTCAGATAAAGTAGAACAAGCTATGAGTTCAGTAACAGAAATAGAAAAAACAATTGACCAAATTGCAGTAGGAGCTACAGAACAAGTAACTGAAATTCAAAAAAGTGTTGATAAGATAGAGAATTTATCTGATCATATAATACTTGTTAAGGATAGTTATAATGATGTAATTTTAGAAACAGATAATGTAAATAAATTAAATGGAGCTGGAATTTCCAGCGTAAGAGACCTAAGAGAAAAATCTGATGATTATAATGTAGCTTCTGAAGAAATATTTGTAGCAGTAGAAAATCTAACAGTAACTCTTCAAAATGTAGATTTGTTTGTAACAACAATACAAAATATAGCTGAACAAACTAATCTTTTAGCTCTTAACGCCAATATTGAAGCCGCAAGAGCTGGGGATGCTGGTAAAGGCTTTGCAGTAGTAGCTGATGAAGTTAGAAAACTTGCAGAAGAAAGTAAAAAATCAACAGAAGAAATAAGAAATATGATGGGAAACATAAAAAAAGATTCTGATCAAGCAATGAATGCAATGAAATTAATGCAAAATGTTTCAAAGGAACAGCTTTCATCAGTTGATCAAACTGAGAATTCTTTTAATAGAATAGCAGAGGCAATCAAATCAATTACATACAAAATTCAGAATACAAGTGAAGTAATAAATAAGATGGAGATATTAAAGAATGAAGCATTAAATAGTATTGAACATACAGCAGACGTCTCTGAGGAAACTGCAGCTGCTAGTGAAGAATTAGCGGCAAGCGTTGAAACACAATCAATAATTTTTGGAGAAATGTCAGCATCAGCAATAGAATTAAATAGTATAGCAGCAGATATGGATAACAGCTTGAAAAAATATAAAATTAAATAA
- a CDS encoding putative quinol monooxygenase yields the protein MIVKSVTLYVKTEHIKEFIEATKENQNNSLKEKGIICFDFFQCKDDSTKFLLYEGYKTEEDVNEHLKTQHFNKWINTVEQWFLMPRDKATYIPVS from the coding sequence ATGATTGTAAAAAGTGTAACACTTTATGTGAAAACAGAGCATATAAAGGAATTTATTGAAGCAACTAAAGAAAATCAAAACAATTCATTAAAGGAAAAAGGAATTATATGCTTTGACTTTTTCCAATGTAAAGACGATTCAACGAAATTTTTACTTTATGAAGGATACAAAACAGAAGAGGATGTAAATGAACACCTTAAAACTCAACATTTTAATAAATGGATAAATACAGTTGAACAGTGGTTTTTAATGCCAAGAGATAAAGCTACATATATTCCTGTTTCCTAA